The DNA window GGCGGCATTTCCGTTATCCAGAACGAAAAAACAGTTCCCGAAGAGAGATATCTTTATGTGGATCTTCGTATTCTGCATGTTATTCAACGGAGGTACGGTTCCGTGGTATATCACCATGAAAAATTATAATCTGATGGATAACATTTTTGGACTGGTATTGGGAACGGGACTTCAGGTCTTCAATGTAATCCTTGCAGTAAACTTTTTCAAAAATCTTCCAACAGAACTGGAAGAAGCATGTTTTGTCGATGGCGGCGGACCCTGGAGAAACCTGATATCTATCTATGTACCGCTGGCAAAGCCTATGGTTGCAACAGTTGCGCTGTTCACCATGGTTATGTACTGGAATGAATTCTTCCAGGGAATGGTTTTAAGTACAAGACAGACCAGTTACCCACTGCAGACCTACATCCAGCAGATGGTAGTAACCCTGGATTATTCCACGATGAACGTGGATCAGATCGCGCAGGCAATGAAATTAAATAACCTTTCATTGGATTCTGCAAAAATATTTATAGCTATGATACCAGTACTGATCGTTTACCCGTTCCTGCAAAGATATTTTGTAGAGGGTATTACACTGGGATCAGTAAAAGGATAAAAGGAGGAAAAAGAATGAAAAAGAAACAGTTGATCGCATTTGCCAGCGCAATGGCATTAGCCGTTACCTCACTGGCAGGATGCGGAAAATCAGAAGAGAGCACACAGAAAGAGGCAGTAAGTGAGGCAGAAGGAACAGCAAAAGAAGATCTGCCGCTGTCCAAATACCCGGAAACCGTAACGGTTCATCTTGGTGGTTCTCTGAACCCGAATGCCAAGCTTCCGGATGGAATGACTTATGACGATAATCCATACATAGATTTTCTGAAAGAAGATCTTAATATCGAGGTTGTATATGACTGGGTTGCATCATCCACAGACTTTGAAGAAAAAATGAATCTGTGTATCGGAAGTAATACCGTTCCGGAGCTGATGAACGTAAATGCAACACAGTACAGAGCGCTTCTGAAATACGATATGATCCAGCCGCTGGATAAGTATTTTGATGATTATGCTTCAGATGCACTGAAAAGTTATGTGAAATCCGGCGGTGAAGAACTGCAGAAATGTATCACCAATGAAGATGGAGAACTGATGGCGATTCCGGCTCCGGCCATAACAGCAGGTGGAATCAACGAGATGTGGATCCGTCAGGACTGGCTGGACAAACTTGGACTGGAGGCTCCGAGAACATGGGATGAGCTGGTAAAGGTTGCAGAAGCGTTTGTTACTCAGGATCCGGATGGAAACGGAGAGGATGATACGATTGGTATTCTCGGACCAAGCAATTCCGATCATATGAATGCGATCGGAGGAAATCAGTATGGTCTGGATCCGCTGTTCAGCAGTTTTCAGTCTTATCCGCAGTACTGGCTGCAGGGTGAGGACGGAACTGTAGAGTATGGTTCTATCCAGCCGGAAACCAGAGATGCACTGGAAAAAATCTCAGAACTGTATACAAATAAACTGATCGACCCGGAAATGCTTGTAAGAAGTGACAGTAAAGAACCTCTTCTGGCTGGCAAGGTTGGAATCTTCTTTGGACCATGGTGGTCTGGTTACACAGTGGCAGATGCTACACTGGCAGGTCGGCAGACTGGCAGGCATACTTTACACCATTGTCTGAGGATGGAAACTATTACACTCATATGGCAGAGCCTACAACACAATATGTAGTAGCAAGCAAAGCATGCAAGAATCCGGAAGCTGCATTTAAGATTGTCAATTACCTGATCAAAAATGAGCAGAAATGGGTAGACGAAGGTGTTTCTACCACAGAGATGGGTACTGCGGACTTCTATCCTCTGTACAACACCTATGACAATGCAGATGAAATTGAAGTGTCTTATGATGTTCTGACCAAATATCTTGCCGGAGAAATCACCATGGATGATGTTGACTTCTCAACACACAAACTGTTAAAGAGTGATATGGAAGCAGTTACAAAACTGAAAAAAGAGCCTTACGATGACTTCAGCCTGGATAAATGGAATCTGGACAGTGACATTGCCAAAAATAACCTTCCGAGACTTGTGGCCATCCTGGTTGGAGATGCTCCTTCTGTAAATGAGAAATATGTACCTGTTTACAATGCATATAACGGTCAGACAGAAACCATGGAAACAAAATGGGCCAATCTGAAGAAAATGGAAGAAGAAACATTCTCAAAAATCGTTATGGGAAAAGCAGATATCAGCGAATTCGATACTTTTGTTGAGAACTGGAAGAGTCAGGGCGGTGACCAGATTCTTAAAGAAATCAACGAAGAATTAAGTAAGTAAAAGCGATAGCGGCTGATGGTGTTCATCAGCCGCTGTTTTTACGATGGAGGTTCCAAATGAGGGAAAACAAAGTAGTTTATGGACTGATCGGATATGGCGGAATGGGCAGATGGCATACGGAGATCCTTTCCAATGTTCCGGAAGCTGTAATCGGTGGCATCTATGACATCAAGGAAGAAAAGAGAGAAGAAGCGAAGGAGAAGGGCTTTTTTGTATATGAAACAGAAGAAGCCATGCTGGCAGATCCGGATATCGATGTGGTTCTGATCGCTACTCCGAATGACTGCCACAAACCTATCGCCATTCGTGCCATGCATGCAGGGAAGAATGTAATATCGGAAAAACCGGTGACATTATCTTCCACAGATCTGCTGGAGATGGAAAATGCAGCCAAAGAGACAGGAAAATTACTTACTGTACACCAGAACAGACGGTGGGATGATGATTTCCTGATCATTAAAAAGCTGGTAGAGGAGCAGAAACTGGGCCATGTCTTCCGGATCGAGAGCCGTGTTCATGGTTCAAGAGGTATTCCGGGTGACTGGAGAAAAGAAAAGGTCCATGGGGGCGGAATGGTTCTGGACTGGGGCGTACATCTGCTGGACCAGATCTTATATATGTACGGCGACAGAAAGATCGAGACCGTATACGCCTCACTTACCAATGTCACCAACCAGGAAGTGGACGATGGCTTCACTGCTATCCTGACATTTGAAGGTGGAACGGAAGTCCTGGTGGAAGTCGGCACCAACAATTATATTTCCCTGCCGAGATGGTATGTACTGGGAGAAGACGGTACCGCAGTGATCCGGGACTGGCAGTTAAACGGTGAGATCATCCGTAAGACCGGTAGGACGGAAGAGACGGTAGTACCGGTTAAGACAGCAGCCGGTCTGACAAAGACCATGGCACCGAGACGGGAAGATACCATTGTGAAAGAAGACTTACCAAAAGTATCCGGAGATATTGCAGACTTCCACAGAAATGTAGTTGCAGTGATCCGGGACGGAGCAGAGCCTGAGATCAAACTGTTCCAGGTGATGCGCGTGATGAAACTGATGGAAGCGATCTTCCGGTCAGCGGAGACAAACCAGGTGATCGAATTTCAGGACCAGGTGTAACAGTTCAGTACCTTCACAGTTACGGGCAAAAATGCATTTCAAATCACCTTCGGTAATGGCATTTTTGTTTGTGTGTCTTTGGATTTTGGCATATTCATGCCAAAACACCTCGAGGGATAATGTCTACTGAATAGTTACCATAAGAATATAGTTGTACATGTTCTACGAGAGTGCATGTAACAGAACAGGAGGAAAAAAGTATGAAACAGATTAAAATCGGAACCTGCGTTCCGGGACCCGTGGCAGAAGAATGGTTGAAAGGATTTGTGGGAAAAGGCTTTGAAACATTTTCCCTTAATTTCCATATGTCACTGGAAGGAACAGATCTTGACAAACTGGCACTGAACACAGAAAAGATCCTTGCCGGTACAGATTCCAAGATCACTACCGTTGGATATTACTGTAACCCGATCCAGTACGCAGAGCACAGAAAGACCCTGGAAAAGGTGATCTGCACGGCTGAAAAATTCGGAGCTACCCACGTAAGCACCTTTGCGGGAGCATGGGAAGGAAAACCGGTAGAATCCGCATACGAAGAGTTCGGAAAGGTGTTCCGTGAACTGGCAGACCTTGCAGAAGAGAAAGGTGTGAAACTGGGCATTGAAAACTGCCTGATGGATGGAACCTGGGAACATGCTACCTGCAACATCGGTTTCAACCCGAAAGCCTGGGAAGTGATGTTTGAGGAAGTAAAGAATGACAACTTCGGTCTGGAATGGGAGCCGACCCACCAGATGGTACAGCTGATCGACCCTGTGACAGAGCTGAGAAAATGGTGCAAAAAGATCGTCCATGTACATGGAAAAGATGCGACCATCGACTGGGATGCAGTAAGACACGGCGGTATCTCCGGAGCAGTTCCGTTCGTATGGCACCGTATGCCTGGATTTGGTGACACAAACTGGAGAGATATCATTTCTATCCTGAGAAGCAACGGATATGAGGACGATATCTGTATCGAGGGATATCATGATCCGGTATACCGGGGAGAACTGGAGATGACCGGACAGCTCCACGCACTGAACTATCTGAAATGGTGCAGAGGCGGAGAGTTCACACCAACTCCATGGGAGAAATAATACAGATATCAAAGAGACAGAAAGAAACAGGAGGGCATTCCTATGAAACTTGGGTTTGTTACAGCAATCCTTGACAGCTGGAACTATGAAGAGATGATGGATTTTGCGTCTGAGCAGGGATTTGAGTGTGTGGAAGTGGCATGCTGGCCACAGGAAAAAGCAGAAAGAAGATATGCCGGTGTAAGCCATATCGATGCGGAACGGGTCAACCAGGATGATGCATATGCAGAGCATATCGTGGAATATGCAAAAAAATCAGGAGTGGAGATCTCGTCACTGGCCTATTATCCAAACGTGATGGCGGCAGATAAAGAGAAAAGCGCAGCCGCTGTGGAACACCTGAAACAGGTGATCCTTGCAAGTAAGAAATTAGGTGTGGGCATGGTCACCACATTTATCGGAAGGGACCAGACCAAAAATGTACAGGAAAACCTGGAACTGGTAAAAGAGATCTGGCCGCCGATCATAAAACTGGCTGAGGAATGTGACGTGAAGATCGCCATCGAAAACTGCCCGATGCTTTTCGGCGAGGACCAGTGGCCGGGAGGACAGAACCTGATGACAACACCGCCGATCTGGAGAGAAGTATTCCGGATCCTGGACAGCGACCATCTGGGTATCAACTACGATCCATCCCATTTTATCTGGCAGATGATCGATTATATCCGCCCGCTTTATGAGTTCAAAGATAAAATCTTCCATGTCCACTATAAGGATATCAAGATCTACAAAGACAAGCTGGAATCCTGCGGTATCATGGCATATCCGCTGGAATACATGTCACCGAAGCTCCCGGGACTCGGAGATGTAGACTGGGGAAAATATGTATCAGCACTTACGGATATCGGATATGACGGATATACGTGTATCGAGGTCGAGGACAAGGCCTTTGAAGATTCCAAGGAAAAGGTTGAGAATTCTTTGATCCTCAGCAAGAGATATCTGGAACAGTTCGTGATTTGATCGAATAAACTGCGAAGCAGTTATCCGGTTATAAGCAGGCAGCAAAGCGGATTGTGAATATCCGCTTGACTACAGTATGTAACTGTTCCGTACCTATAAAGTTATAAAATACCTTGCGGGACAGAAGATACGGAACAGTTACTACGGAATAAAAAGGAGATAATACCATGAGAAAATTAAAAGCAGGAATCGTAGGATGCGGAGGAATCGCCAACGGAAAACACCTTCCGGCTATGAAGAAAAGTGGTCTCTATGAGATCGTAGCTTTCTGTGACATCATCAGAGAGCGTGCAGAGAAAGCAAAAAAAGAATATGGCACAGAAGATGCAAAAGTATTTGAAGACTATCAGGAGCTTATCAAAGAGGACCTGGATGTTGTATATGTAACCACACCGAACCGCTCCCATGCAGAGATCTCTATCGCAGCCATGGAAGCAGGAAAAGATGTTATGTGTGAGAAACCGATGGCAAAGAATTATGCAGAAGCACAGAAGATGGTGGAGACTTCAGAGAAAACAGGCAGAATCCTGAACATCGGATACCAGAACCGTTACCGTCCAGATTCCCTGTATCTGAAAGAAATGTGCAAGGCTGACGAACTGGGAGAGATCTACTTTGCAAAAGCCCATGCACTCAGAAGAAGAGCAGTTCCTACCTGGGGTGTATTCTTAAATGAAGAAGAACAGGGCGGCGGTCCGCTGATCGATATCGGAACCCATGCACTGGATCTGACCTTATGGATGATGGACAACTATGAAGTAGAATCTGTAACAGGACAGACCTTCCACAAACTGGCTGACCAGACCAATCAGGGAAATGCCTTTGGAGACTGGGATCCGAAGGAATTCTGTGTAGAAGATTCCGCTTTCGGATTCATCCGTATGAAAAACGGTGCAGTGATTGAGCTGGAAGCAGCCTGGGCACTGAACACACTGGAAGTTGATGAGGCCAAGACAAGTCTGTGCGGAACAAAAGCCGGAGCAGATATGAAAGACGGCCTGCGGATCAACTACATCCACCACAATAAACAGGTAGTAGAGAAACCGGCATTATCCGGTGAAGGAGTAGCATTCTTCTCAGGAGAAGAAAAACCGGCAGGGGATTATGAACAGGAACTGTTCTACCACATCGTTGCTGACGGAGCTGAACAGGTAGTAAAACCTGCACAGGCTGCAGTTGTCACCCGTGTACTGGAAGCAATCTATGAGTCAGCAAAGAGCGGTAAGACAATTTATTTTGATTAAAAAGTAATCTGACCGTGCAGGTCTAAAAGCCTTAGAGCGTGCCTGAAAAATCATTTCCGCAATCTGCAAGCCCCACTTTGCGGTATATTTTACCCTCATTCGGTTGCCGTAGCCCGCTACGCCGCCCTCATTCGGATAAAATCTCCCACAAACTGAGACTCGCAGCTCACGAAAAGCCTTTTTCAGACACGCTCTAGCGTAGACTGCTACGTCTACATTTTGGACCTGCGCACTCGAATCCGTATCCTGCGTGAATAATACAGTTATTTACGAAACACTGTAGTGGAAAGAAATAAAAAAAGATGGTAACTGTTCAGTACCTTTACAGTTACAACAGATTAAACATAAGGAGTAATCATGGAAATACATAAATTGCAGCAATTGCTGTCAGAAATGTCTTTGCAGGAAAAAATAGGACAGATGGTACAGCTTACCGGTGTATATTTTGACAAAGAGGCAGTGCTTACCGGAGTTGTCGGCGAACAATTACCGCCGGAATGGGTCATTCAGTATGCAGGCTCCGTGCTGGGAGTGATCGGTAAAGAAAAAATATGTGATATTCAGAGCAAATATATGAAACAGCATCCCCATCATATCCCTCTACTCTTTATGGCAGATGTGATCCATGGATGCCGGACGATTTTCCCGATTCCACTGGGGCAGGCATGTTCCTTTCATCCGGAACTGGTGTCAGAGGCAGCATCGATAGCTGCCTCTGAGGCATCTTCCGAAGGACTTAAGGCAACCTTTTCTCCGATGATCGATGTTTCAAGGGATCCCCGGTGGGGCAGGATGCTGGAGTCTTTTGGTGAAGACCCATATGTGAACGGAGTCATGGGAGAAGCCATGGTAGATGGCTATCAGCAGAAAAGCGATGAAGGAATCGCAGCATGTCTGAAACATTTTGCAGGTTACGGAGCAGTGAATGCAGGCCGGGAATATAACGATGTTGAAATATCCCAACGGACATTCCTGGAACAGTATGTAAAACCTTTCCGCATGGCGTTGAAGGCAAAACCAGCTATGGTTATGACCGCTTTTAATGCCATAGACCGAAAACCGATCAGTGGGAATAAGGAACTTCTCAGAGAACTTCTGCGGGATAAAGAAGGATTTGATGGTACAGTGATCTCAGATTGGGGTTCCATCGGACAGCTGGAAGAACAGGGTGTGGCAGCCGATATGGATGAAGCGGCGGTTCAGGCTATAGAAGCCGGAGTGGATATAGATATGATGAGTCCTGCTTATATGTTCCGACTGGAAGAACTGGTGAAGAACGGACAGATTCCGGAATCCTTTATCGACGAAAGCGCATTCCGGGTTCTGATGATGAAAAATCAGCTGGGACTTTTTGAAAATCCCTTTGCAGGTCTTGGAAAGAGCGGAAAACTGACCCTGTATAACCGGACAAAAGCATATCAGATGGCCAGCGAAAGCTGCGTCCTTTTGAAAAATGAAAAAATACTGCCCTTGTCTCAGAAACAGAAAGTCATCTGGGCAGGACCTTATGTGACATCCAAGGAATTCCTGAGCCGCTGGGCAATCTTTGGTGAGCATGAACCTGTTGAAACGATCGAAGCTATTCTTCAAGATAAGAAGATGAATGCGGAATGTATTCCGGGCTGTAGAATGCTTTCTGAGGAAGAATGCAAGATCTGGCAGGTGGAACAGGATGATTCGGATGAAGAAATGGATGAGCAGTGGCTGGAAACGATAACCCGGGAAGATACCGTTGTATGTGTACTTGGGGAACATGAATCTCAGTCCGGAGAGGCTGCCAGCAGAGCGTTTCTGACTTTACCGGAAGAGCAGCAGATGCTTTTTGAAAAAATAGCAAAACGCACGGATAATATCGTGACAGTGGTCATCTCAGGAAGACCGTTGGATCTGCGGAGAATCTCAGAAAAGTCCAAGGCCGTTATTATGGCATGGAGACCGGGAACCATGGGAGCGGAAGCGATCACAGATCTTGTGTATGGTATAATCAACCCTTCGGGAAAACTGGCCGTAAGTATTCCCTGGTGTGTGGGACAGGTGCCGATAAGTTACTGGGATATAAAAACCGGTCATGTGCTTACTGCGGATAACCTGGAGAACCGTTTCACCAGCAGATATATGGATATCCCCAATACACCATTATATCCATTTGGTTTTGGATTATCCTATACAGAGTTTGATATTTCGGATGTTGAAGTTCGGATGGGACAGGACAAAAGAGTTCATGTGCATTGCAATGTAAGTAACACAGGTAATGTTGCGGGGGCAGAGGTCGTTCAGTGCTACTACGAAACATTGCATGCATCTGTGGTTCGTCCGAAGAAAGAACTTGTCCGTTTCCAGAAAGTCTTTCTGGATCCGGGAGAAAAGAAGAATGTGGATTTCTATATTGACCCGAAAGAGTTTTCTTATTATGATAAAAATATGAAAATCGTCAGCTGCGGAATGAAGCTTCGAATCAGTGTAGGAAACAGCAGCGACCATGAATGGGGAAGCAGTGAGATAGATATTTAAGTATAAGGAGAAGGAAGAGACCGATGAAAGACTTTGAAAAGGATTTGATTTATTATCCCAATCCGGATCCCATTGAGGAACCGAGATTTACCCTGAATTCTGTAGACGAACTGGAAAAATCAGAAAAATACAGTGTGATCTGCAACGGAACAGAACGTGTGGTATACCATACAGATTCATTCGATTATGTGGTAGTAGTAGACAATGAGGCATATGATCTGGAAATTTCCATCCATACACCGTTTAAAGAACTGGCCATCCGGCCCACCAGTTTCGGAATAGAACCTTCCGTAAAAGGAGAGACCGTTCATATTCATCTGGATGAACCGAGAAAATTCACAGTAGAGACAGATGGTGGTCTTCATGACGCCCTGTTTGTATTCTGTTCTCGCAGAATCGAAAAACCGGAAAATACCACTATTTGTTTTGAAAAAGGTAAGGCATACAATGTAGGAGTTCTTACCCTGAAATCAAATGATACGGTCTATATCGAGGAAGGTGCTGTTGTTTCCGGATGTATCTATGCAGAACATAGTGAAAATATTTCCATCGTGGGAAACGGAATTGTCAACGGAGCCTGCTGGCATCTGCCGGATAGCAATGCACATCGTTTCTTTATTTATATCAAATGGTGTAAGAATGTTCTATTAAAAGGATTTACTGCAGTAGACGGACCATCCTGGCATGTGGTTCCGGCAGCCTGTGATCATGTTGTCATTGATGATATGAATATCATGTCAAGAATCGTAACAGGAGACGGAATTGATATCACCAGCAGCCAGGATGTGGAGGTGAAAAACTGCTTTGTCCGTTCCACAGATGACAGTATCTGCATCAAATCCCAGGGGCTGTTTAAGGATCCTTCAACAGTAAGGGATGTGACAAAAGTGCGCGTTCACAATAACGTAATCTGGAATGCAGAACCTGGTAATGCCATAGAGCTTGGTTATGCTCTCCAGAGTGAGATTCATGATCTGGTATTCGAAGACTGTGATATCATCCACTGCCAGTACGAAGGAAATATGGGTGGTGCCGCACTTTCTATCCACCAGGCAGATGGAGGTCACGTTCATGATATCCACTATAAAAATATCAGAGTAGAACAGGCGGAACAGAAACTGTTTGATATCAAGGTTCTGCTTTGCAGATATACAGAGCAGATGGAAAAAGGAGAGATCCATGATATCTATTTTGACAACATTCAGGTATTAAACGGAGATATCCCTGTTTCCACGATCCGTGGATTCCAGACACCGACAGAAGAAGTGCGTGTCCATGATATTCACTTTGATAACATTACCTTTATGGGAGAAAAGTGTGAAACCTGGCAGGATATGCGGCTTGTCACAGAGCTGGCAAACGATATCTACGTCAATGGCGTCAGAACATGCAAACAGATGAAATTCTAGAGGTGAAATATGGAACAAAATAGTACACTTTTTCAAAAAGACGGAAAGTATTTTTTGCAGCTGGACTGTGAAAATGCAAAAGAGCTTTCTTTAAAGTGGGATGATAAGACCTATTCATTTGTAAAAGACGGAGAAAAGTGGGTTCTGGAACTTCCGTTTTCCACAGCTGTGAATTATGTGCAGATCTGTGTGGACGGACAGGAGGTTCTGCATCCGGATCTGCCGATCGGACATGGATATGGCCGTTTATACAATTATATTGAACTGCCGGATGA is part of the Blautia faecicola genome and encodes:
- a CDS encoding carbohydrate ABC transporter permease; amino-acid sequence: MIENKSLGSKIFDILNVVLLIAVTLICIVPVWYVLCVSLSSREAVNAGQVALWPVGFNLLSYKKIMGETAFFGSFLVSIKRVLLGTGISMVCILMAAFPLSRTKKQFPKRDIFMWIFVFCMLFNGGTVPWYITMKNYNLMDNIFGLVLGTGLQVFNVILAVNFFKNLPTELEEACFVDGGGPWRNLISIYVPLAKPMVATVALFTMVMYWNEFFQGMVLSTRQTSYPLQTYIQQMVVTLDYSTMNVDQIAQAMKLNNLSLDSAKIFIAMIPVLIVYPFLQRYFVEGITLGSVKG
- a CDS encoding extracellular solute-binding protein, which codes for MKKKQLIAFASAMALAVTSLAGCGKSEESTQKEAVSEAEGTAKEDLPLSKYPETVTVHLGGSLNPNAKLPDGMTYDDNPYIDFLKEDLNIEVVYDWVASSTDFEEKMNLCIGSNTVPELMNVNATQYRALLKYDMIQPLDKYFDDYASDALKSYVKSGGEELQKCITNEDGELMAIPAPAITAGGINEMWIRQDWLDKLGLEAPRTWDELVKVAEAFVTQDPDGNGEDDTIGILGPSNSDHMNAIGGNQYGLDPLFSSFQSYPQYWLQGEDGTVEYGSIQPETRDALEKISELYTNKLIDPEMLVRSDSKEPLLAGKVGIFFGPWWSGYTVADATLAGRQTGRHTLHHCLRMETITLIWQSLQHNM
- a CDS encoding type 2 periplasmic-binding domain-containing protein yields the protein MAEPTTQYVVASKACKNPEAAFKIVNYLIKNEQKWVDEGVSTTEMGTADFYPLYNTYDNADEIEVSYDVLTKYLAGEITMDDVDFSTHKLLKSDMEAVTKLKKEPYDDFSLDKWNLDSDIAKNNLPRLVAILVGDAPSVNEKYVPVYNAYNGQTETMETKWANLKKMEEETFSKIVMGKADISEFDTFVENWKSQGGDQILKEINEELSK
- a CDS encoding Gfo/Idh/MocA family protein, with the translated sequence MRENKVVYGLIGYGGMGRWHTEILSNVPEAVIGGIYDIKEEKREEAKEKGFFVYETEEAMLADPDIDVVLIATPNDCHKPIAIRAMHAGKNVISEKPVTLSSTDLLEMENAAKETGKLLTVHQNRRWDDDFLIIKKLVEEQKLGHVFRIESRVHGSRGIPGDWRKEKVHGGGMVLDWGVHLLDQILYMYGDRKIETVYASLTNVTNQEVDDGFTAILTFEGGTEVLVEVGTNNYISLPRWYVLGEDGTAVIRDWQLNGEIIRKTGRTEETVVPVKTAAGLTKTMAPRREDTIVKEDLPKVSGDIADFHRNVVAVIRDGAEPEIKLFQVMRVMKLMEAIFRSAETNQVIEFQDQV
- a CDS encoding sugar phosphate isomerase/epimerase family protein, which encodes MKQIKIGTCVPGPVAEEWLKGFVGKGFETFSLNFHMSLEGTDLDKLALNTEKILAGTDSKITTVGYYCNPIQYAEHRKTLEKVICTAEKFGATHVSTFAGAWEGKPVESAYEEFGKVFRELADLAEEKGVKLGIENCLMDGTWEHATCNIGFNPKAWEVMFEEVKNDNFGLEWEPTHQMVQLIDPVTELRKWCKKIVHVHGKDATIDWDAVRHGGISGAVPFVWHRMPGFGDTNWRDIISILRSNGYEDDICIEGYHDPVYRGELEMTGQLHALNYLKWCRGGEFTPTPWEK
- a CDS encoding sugar phosphate isomerase/epimerase family protein, coding for MKLGFVTAILDSWNYEEMMDFASEQGFECVEVACWPQEKAERRYAGVSHIDAERVNQDDAYAEHIVEYAKKSGVEISSLAYYPNVMAADKEKSAAAVEHLKQVILASKKLGVGMVTTFIGRDQTKNVQENLELVKEIWPPIIKLAEECDVKIAIENCPMLFGEDQWPGGQNLMTTPPIWREVFRILDSDHLGINYDPSHFIWQMIDYIRPLYEFKDKIFHVHYKDIKIYKDKLESCGIMAYPLEYMSPKLPGLGDVDWGKYVSALTDIGYDGYTCIEVEDKAFEDSKEKVENSLILSKRYLEQFVI
- a CDS encoding Gfo/Idh/MocA family protein, yielding MRKLKAGIVGCGGIANGKHLPAMKKSGLYEIVAFCDIIRERAEKAKKEYGTEDAKVFEDYQELIKEDLDVVYVTTPNRSHAEISIAAMEAGKDVMCEKPMAKNYAEAQKMVETSEKTGRILNIGYQNRYRPDSLYLKEMCKADELGEIYFAKAHALRRRAVPTWGVFLNEEEQGGGPLIDIGTHALDLTLWMMDNYEVESVTGQTFHKLADQTNQGNAFGDWDPKEFCVEDSAFGFIRMKNGAVIELEAAWALNTLEVDEAKTSLCGTKAGADMKDGLRINYIHHNKQVVEKPALSGEGVAFFSGEEKPAGDYEQELFYHIVADGAEQVVKPAQAAVVTRVLEAIYESAKSGKTIYFD
- a CDS encoding glycoside hydrolase family 3 N-terminal domain-containing protein, with the translated sequence MEIHKLQQLLSEMSLQEKIGQMVQLTGVYFDKEAVLTGVVGEQLPPEWVIQYAGSVLGVIGKEKICDIQSKYMKQHPHHIPLLFMADVIHGCRTIFPIPLGQACSFHPELVSEAASIAASEASSEGLKATFSPMIDVSRDPRWGRMLESFGEDPYVNGVMGEAMVDGYQQKSDEGIAACLKHFAGYGAVNAGREYNDVEISQRTFLEQYVKPFRMALKAKPAMVMTAFNAIDRKPISGNKELLRELLRDKEGFDGTVISDWGSIGQLEEQGVAADMDEAAVQAIEAGVDIDMMSPAYMFRLEELVKNGQIPESFIDESAFRVLMMKNQLGLFENPFAGLGKSGKLTLYNRTKAYQMASESCVLLKNEKILPLSQKQKVIWAGPYVTSKEFLSRWAIFGEHEPVETIEAILQDKKMNAECIPGCRMLSEEECKIWQVEQDDSDEEMDEQWLETITREDTVVCVLGEHESQSGEAASRAFLTLPEEQQMLFEKIAKRTDNIVTVVISGRPLDLRRISEKSKAVIMAWRPGTMGAEAITDLVYGIINPSGKLAVSIPWCVGQVPISYWDIKTGHVLTADNLENRFTSRYMDIPNTPLYPFGFGLSYTEFDISDVEVRMGQDKRVHVHCNVSNTGNVAGAEVVQCYYETLHASVVRPKKELVRFQKVFLDPGEKKNVDFYIDPKEFSYYDKNMKIVSCGMKLRISVGNSSDHEWGSSEIDI
- a CDS encoding glycosyl hydrolase family 28 protein, whose protein sequence is MKDFEKDLIYYPNPDPIEEPRFTLNSVDELEKSEKYSVICNGTERVVYHTDSFDYVVVVDNEAYDLEISIHTPFKELAIRPTSFGIEPSVKGETVHIHLDEPRKFTVETDGGLHDALFVFCSRRIEKPENTTICFEKGKAYNVGVLTLKSNDTVYIEEGAVVSGCIYAEHSENISIVGNGIVNGACWHLPDSNAHRFFIYIKWCKNVLLKGFTAVDGPSWHVVPAACDHVVIDDMNIMSRIVTGDGIDITSSQDVEVKNCFVRSTDDSICIKSQGLFKDPSTVRDVTKVRVHNNVIWNAEPGNAIELGYALQSEIHDLVFEDCDIIHCQYEGNMGGAALSIHQADGGHVHDIHYKNIRVEQAEQKLFDIKVLLCRYTEQMEKGEIHDIYFDNIQVLNGDIPVSTIRGFQTPTEEVRVHDIHFDNITFMGEKCETWQDMRLVTELANDIYVNGVRTCKQMKF